One segment of Paraburkholderia sp. PREW-6R DNA contains the following:
- a CDS encoding aldehyde dehydrogenase, with the protein MNKTFAFWQDKAATLSIEGRAFIDGEYRHAANGRTFDCLSPIDGKLLARVADCGAADVNAAVAAARRAFDSGVWSGLNPRARKAVLLRWAASIREHADELALLETLDAGKPIADTTTVDVPGAAYCVEWFAEAIDKIGGEVAPADHHLVGLVTREAMGVVAAVVPWNFPILMASWKFGPALAAGNSVVLKPSEKSPLTAIRLAQLALDAGIPAGVFNVVPGAGEPGKLLALHEDVDCLAFTGSTQVGKLIMQYAGQSNLKRVWLELGGKSPNIVLPDCADLDRAANAAASAIFYNMGEMCTAGSRLLVHRDIKDVFIDKLIAAARSYTPGNPLDPQTSMGAIVDHVQLERVLGYIEAGRAEAKLLLGGSRVKQETGGFYIEPTIFEIAPAGAKVAREEIFGPVLSVITFDTVEEAIRIANDSEYGLAAAVWTSNLTTAHEVSRQLRAGTVWVNCYDEGGDMNFPFGGYKQSGNGRDKSLHALEKYTELKSTLVRLR; encoded by the coding sequence ATGAATAAGACTTTCGCTTTCTGGCAGGACAAGGCCGCTACGCTTTCCATCGAAGGCCGCGCGTTTATCGACGGCGAATACCGCCATGCCGCGAATGGCCGTACGTTCGATTGCCTGAGCCCGATCGACGGCAAGCTCCTTGCCAGGGTCGCGGACTGCGGCGCGGCCGACGTAAACGCCGCAGTCGCTGCCGCGCGCCGGGCCTTCGATTCGGGCGTGTGGTCCGGGCTCAACCCTCGCGCACGCAAAGCGGTGCTGCTGCGCTGGGCCGCGTCGATTCGCGAGCATGCCGACGAACTCGCACTGCTCGAAACACTCGACGCCGGCAAGCCGATCGCCGACACCACGACGGTGGATGTGCCAGGCGCGGCATACTGCGTCGAATGGTTCGCGGAAGCGATCGACAAGATCGGTGGCGAGGTAGCGCCCGCGGATCATCATCTGGTGGGGCTCGTCACGCGTGAGGCGATGGGTGTCGTGGCGGCCGTCGTGCCGTGGAATTTTCCGATTCTGATGGCGTCGTGGAAATTTGGCCCGGCGTTGGCGGCGGGTAACAGTGTGGTGCTCAAGCCGTCCGAAAAGTCGCCGCTTACAGCGATTCGTCTCGCGCAACTTGCGCTGGATGCCGGGATTCCGGCGGGCGTATTCAACGTGGTGCCCGGCGCGGGGGAGCCAGGCAAACTGCTGGCGTTGCATGAAGACGTCGACTGTCTCGCGTTCACAGGTTCGACGCAGGTCGGCAAGCTGATCATGCAGTACGCGGGCCAATCGAATCTGAAGCGTGTGTGGCTCGAACTCGGCGGCAAATCGCCGAATATCGTGTTGCCCGATTGCGCCGACCTCGACCGCGCGGCGAACGCGGCCGCCAGCGCGATCTTTTACAACATGGGCGAGATGTGCACGGCGGGTTCACGGCTACTCGTGCACCGCGATATCAAGGACGTGTTTATCGACAAGCTGATCGCGGCTGCACGCAGCTATACGCCGGGCAATCCTCTGGACCCGCAGACATCGATGGGCGCAATTGTCGATCACGTGCAGCTGGAACGCGTGCTGGGCTACATCGAGGCGGGCCGCGCCGAAGCAAAATTGCTGTTAGGCGGCTCGCGCGTCAAGCAGGAAACGGGTGGCTTCTATATCGAGCCAACCATCTTCGAGATCGCGCCTGCAGGTGCAAAAGTGGCGCGCGAGGAAATCTTCGGACCCGTGCTGTCCGTGATCACTTTCGATACGGTTGAGGAGGCGATCAGGATTGCGAACGACAGCGAGTATGGGCTGGCCGCCGCCGTCTGGACTTCGAATCTGACCACCGCGCACGAGGTATCGCGCCAGTTGCGTGCGGGCACCGTGTGGGTCAATTGCTACGACGAGGGCGGCGACATGAACTTCCCGTTCGGTGGTTATAAGCAGTCGGGAAACGGCCGCGACAAGTCGCTGCATGCGCTGGAAAAGTATACGGAGCTGAAATCGACGCTGGTGCGGCTGCGCTAA
- a CDS encoding cupin domain-containing protein: MSIEVATRLQYIRKKHGLSQRELAKRAGVTNGTISLIEQNRVSPSVGSLKKLLECIPMSLAEFFTFEVEVERSIVSRRADMPNLGNEQIEFYLAGSSVKDRNMGILREVYQPLSDTGPEMLAHEGHEGGVVVSGQIELTVDGVTWLLDPGDSYYFESRLPHRFRNPSGEHLCEIVSANSPPTF, translated from the coding sequence ATGTCCATAGAAGTAGCCACGCGCCTGCAGTACATCCGCAAAAAGCACGGCCTGTCCCAGCGTGAACTGGCCAAACGGGCGGGCGTCACGAACGGCACGATCTCGCTGATCGAGCAGAACCGTGTGAGTCCGTCGGTCGGCTCGCTGAAGAAACTGCTCGAATGCATACCAATGAGTCTCGCAGAGTTCTTCACATTTGAAGTGGAGGTGGAGCGCTCGATCGTGTCGCGCCGCGCCGACATGCCGAATCTCGGTAACGAGCAGATTGAGTTCTATCTGGCGGGATCGAGCGTGAAAGATCGAAATATGGGCATTCTGCGCGAGGTGTATCAGCCTTTGTCGGACACCGGGCCTGAAATGCTCGCGCACGAGGGGCACGAGGGCGGCGTGGTGGTCAGCGGCCAGATCGAACTGACGGTGGATGGCGTGACGTGGCTGCTCGACCCCGGCGACAGCTATTACTTCGAAAGCCGCTTGCCGCATCGTTTTCGTAATCCCAGCGGGGAGCATCTCTGCGAGATCGTGTCGGCCAATTCGCCGCCGACCTTCTAG
- a CDS encoding MFS transporter, whose translation MSTAHTRRFAPAFNQTTLVILAGALILSAAMGIRQTFGLFIGPFSFDRGLPVTLIAFAIALHNLVWGFAQPFAGAAADRYGSTPVVAFGATTFAAGLGLSAVAPGGATLIVGMGLLVGIGVSCTTFGVVLPAVGRIASAQKRSVAMGLVSAGGSAGQVLLVPFAQGVRLHAGIAASLLALAFLMLLVAPLGMVLDRRPQVGTPVQPPPAAPLGQVLAQAARHRGYRLLTLGFFTCGFQLAFIATHLPEYLTLCHMPLGLGATALALIGLFNMAGSWGCGWLGGRFRQHHVLGWLYLIRSATIGTFFVLPKTSASVVIFAAVMGLTWLGTVPLTSGLVAKVFGTRHLGTLFGMCFLSHQLGSFLGAWLGGLVFDLTGSYSLLWEATVLAGLFAAMLHFPIDDRALSAPGAGSKSVSA comes from the coding sequence ATGTCGACAGCTCACACGAGGCGCTTCGCGCCCGCCTTCAACCAGACCACACTCGTCATCCTTGCCGGCGCGCTCATTCTGAGCGCCGCAATGGGCATCCGTCAGACTTTCGGGCTCTTTATCGGCCCGTTCTCGTTCGACCGTGGCTTGCCGGTCACGTTGATTGCATTTGCGATCGCGCTGCACAACCTCGTGTGGGGCTTCGCGCAGCCGTTCGCCGGCGCGGCCGCGGATCGGTACGGCTCGACGCCCGTCGTCGCATTCGGCGCGACAACCTTTGCAGCAGGGCTCGGCTTGTCGGCGGTCGCGCCAGGCGGCGCAACGCTGATCGTCGGCATGGGACTGCTGGTCGGAATTGGCGTAAGTTGCACGACCTTTGGCGTAGTGCTGCCGGCGGTCGGGCGGATCGCATCGGCGCAGAAGCGCAGTGTGGCGATGGGTCTCGTCAGCGCCGGCGGCTCGGCCGGCCAGGTGCTGCTGGTGCCGTTCGCGCAAGGCGTCAGGCTCCACGCGGGCATTGCTGCTTCGTTGCTCGCGCTTGCGTTTCTCATGCTGCTCGTCGCGCCGCTCGGCATGGTGCTCGACCGTCGCCCGCAAGTCGGCACGCCGGTTCAGCCACCACCCGCCGCGCCGCTTGGTCAGGTGCTTGCACAGGCGGCACGGCATCGCGGTTACCGGCTGCTGACGCTGGGCTTTTTCACGTGCGGCTTCCAGCTTGCGTTCATCGCCACGCACCTGCCTGAGTATCTGACGCTCTGTCATATGCCGCTCGGCCTCGGTGCCACTGCGCTCGCGCTGATCGGACTCTTCAACATGGCAGGCAGTTGGGGATGCGGCTGGCTCGGCGGACGCTTCCGCCAGCATCATGTGCTCGGCTGGCTATATCTGATTCGCAGCGCGACGATCGGCACGTTCTTCGTGCTGCCGAAGACCTCCGCATCCGTCGTCATCTTCGCCGCGGTGATGGGCCTGACGTGGCTCGGCACCGTGCCGCTGACGAGCGGGCTCGTCGCGAAAGTATTCGGCACGCGCCATCTCGGCACGCTGTTCGGGATGTGCTTTCTGAGTCATCAGCTCGGCTCGTTCCTCGGCGCGTGGCTCGGCGGCCTCGTGTTCGATCTGACTGGCTCGTATTCGCTGCTGTGGGAAGCGACGGTCCTCGCCGGACTCTTCGCCGCGATGCTGCATTTCCCGATCGACGACCGCGCGCTCAGCGCGCCCGGTGCCGGTTCAAAGTCGGTGAGCGCCTGA
- a CDS encoding VTT domain-containing protein — protein sequence MWHFPIAIPPSLGVWAVFMSVLITQLGLPIPAAPMLILGGTMAAMGQTSYASVVCAAVAATLLADSLWFFTGRAYGRRLLTYLVRFSLSLDTTVRVARNTYERYGAPILTVAKFLPGLGLVSAPLLGTTAINVGVFLLWDFVGATLWACVWVIGGAALHDQIVQLMLLVRHNGGTIFDAFAVIFVVVLVYRWIRRWQFRRWLADVRISPDQLDGLMKSDEPPLIFDARPASVRARESHRIAGALPLDLDSPEPIDPELLKRPIVVYCVCPNEATAKRIISQLHQKNIHQVKALKGGLDAWEKRGYPVEPIPPDFSTSKAHLIEDEGEPGEYTVRARLAK from the coding sequence GTGTGGCACTTCCCCATTGCTATTCCGCCATCGCTCGGCGTGTGGGCCGTCTTCATGAGCGTGCTCATTACGCAGCTCGGCTTGCCGATTCCCGCTGCGCCGATGCTGATTCTCGGCGGAACGATGGCCGCCATGGGGCAAACCTCTTATGCAAGCGTGGTCTGCGCGGCAGTGGCCGCCACGCTGCTCGCCGACTCGCTGTGGTTCTTTACGGGCCGCGCGTATGGCCGCCGTCTGCTGACCTACCTGGTGCGTTTCTCTCTTTCGCTCGACACGACTGTGCGCGTTGCTCGCAATACATACGAGCGATACGGCGCGCCCATTCTGACCGTCGCGAAGTTCTTGCCGGGCCTTGGACTGGTGTCCGCGCCGTTGCTTGGCACCACCGCGATCAATGTCGGCGTATTTCTGTTATGGGATTTTGTCGGCGCGACGCTATGGGCGTGCGTCTGGGTGATTGGCGGCGCCGCGCTGCACGACCAGATCGTGCAGTTGATGCTGCTCGTGCGCCACAATGGCGGCACGATTTTCGACGCGTTTGCGGTGATCTTCGTCGTCGTGCTGGTGTATCGCTGGATCCGGCGCTGGCAATTCCGCCGCTGGCTTGCGGACGTGCGCATTTCGCCGGATCAGCTCGATGGGCTCATGAAGTCCGACGAACCCCCGCTGATTTTTGACGCGCGTCCCGCCAGCGTACGCGCGCGCGAGTCGCACCGGATCGCGGGCGCGCTGCCGCTCGACCTCGACTCACCCGAGCCCATCGATCCTGAACTGCTCAAGCGTCCGATCGTCGTGTACTGCGTGTGTCCGAACGAGGCTACGGCCAAGCGGATCATCAGCCAGTTGCATCAAAAGAACATTCATCAGGTGAAAGCGCTCAAGGGCGGACTCGACGCGTGGGAGAAGCGCGGCTACCCGGTCGAGCCGATACCGCCCGACTTCAGTACGTCGAAAGCCCACCTGATCGAGGACGAAGGCGAACCAGGCGAATACACGGTGCGCGCACGGCTTGCGAAGTAA
- a CDS encoding peroxidase-related enzyme, which yields MATLQPISRYPVPNPDEWPQDIRARILEVQEKAGFVPNVFLTLAHRPDEFRAFFAYHDALMLKEGGLSKGEREMIVVATSAVNDCLYCVVAHGAILRIYEKAPLLADQVAVNHRKAEITARQKVMLDFALKVCRASGTVDDADFQILREHGFSDEDIWDIAAITAFFGLSNRMANVISMRPNDEFFLMGRVPKDASAPPRQ from the coding sequence ATGGCCACGCTACAGCCCATCAGCCGCTACCCCGTGCCCAACCCGGACGAGTGGCCGCAGGACATTCGCGCCCGTATTCTCGAGGTGCAGGAAAAAGCCGGGTTCGTCCCAAACGTGTTTCTCACGCTCGCTCACCGGCCGGACGAGTTCCGCGCTTTCTTCGCTTATCACGACGCGCTGATGCTCAAGGAAGGCGGCCTCAGTAAAGGCGAGCGCGAGATGATCGTGGTGGCTACGAGCGCGGTGAACGACTGTCTGTATTGCGTGGTCGCGCATGGCGCGATTCTGCGGATCTACGAAAAGGCGCCCTTGCTCGCGGATCAGGTGGCCGTCAATCATCGCAAGGCGGAGATCACCGCGCGTCAGAAGGTCATGCTCGATTTTGCGCTGAAGGTATGCCGCGCGTCGGGCACCGTGGATGACGCCGACTTCCAGATACTACGCGAGCACGGCTTTTCCGACGAAGACATCTGGGACATCGCGGCAATCACGGCGTTTTTTGGTTTGTCGAACCGGATGGCGAATGTGATTTCAATGCGTCCGAACGACGAGTTCTTTCTGATGGGACGCGTGCCGAAAGACGCGTCGGCGCCGCCGCGTCAATGA